Part of the Tetragenococcus koreensis genome, GAAATCTTCCTATAGTATAAAACCTCCCGCTTTTTTTTGCGAGAGGTTTTATCAATGTTTTAATAGAAACAGCAAGCTTTACTTCGCTGCTTCATAATTTTTATTTGCTTGTTCCCAGTTAACAATATTCCAAAAAGCGGCAATATAGTCAGGTCTTACATTTTTGTATTTCAAATAGTAAGCATGTTCCCACACATCTAAGCCAACGACCGGTGTTTGTCCATCTGTTAATGGAGAGTCTTGATTCGGCGTAGAAGTAATTTTTAATTTGCCATTATCCAACACTAACCAAGCCCAGCCAGAACCAAAGCGTCCAGTTGCAGCTGTCTTAAATTCATCTTTAAATGCATCGAAACTGCCAAATTCTTTATCAATCGCAGCTTTTAACGCACCCGTTGGTTCGCCCCCACCATCAGGTGATAGAATTTTCCAGAAGAAAGCATGGTTAGCGTGTCCACCACCATTGTTTCGAACAGCCGTATAAACATCGTCGGGTACATTAGCCAAATCAGCAACTAAATCTTCTACTGACTTATTTCCTACTTCAGGATGTTTTTCAATCGCAGCATTTAAATTTGTCACGTAAGTATTATGATGTTTATCGTGATGCAAGTGCATTGTCTCTTCGTCAAAATAAGGTTCTAAAGCGTCATACGCATAAGGTAAATCTGGTAAAGTGTAAGCCATTTCTTTATTCCTCCTAAAATACTATTTATTACAATTTAAGACTATCAAAGAAAGCGATTTTATTCAAAACAAATGCATTTATTTTAAGGTAATTTTCGAAAAACCAAAAATTTGCTGAAAAAATAATTGGCCACACCAACTAAAATTTGCGTAAGGACTTTTGCTAAACCATTACCAAGTTGCACCCATTCTCTCAATAAATACATGCTGCTCATATCAATTCCTAGAGCAAACAAACGAAAAAACATAAAACGTAGAAATTGCTTCCAATAAGCCCATCGACTAGCAGACTTCGCGTGAAAAACCCATAGCTTATTGGTTACAAAAGCAAATACATTGGCTAAAAACCAGGAAATAATTGTCGCTGTCATATAATGCGCATGAAAAACCCCCATACACAGAAAATGAACGATAATATTAACAACCGTCGCTAATTGCCCAAAAAAGAGATAAGCGACAAATTCCCATAATCTCTTACGTTCCAACCAGTTTTTAAGATGACGAAAAAGTTGCATTGCCACTTACTCCCTTTAAAAATCAAACGTTTTTCGAGGTG contains:
- a CDS encoding superoxide dismutase, giving the protein MAYTLPDLPYAYDALEPYFDEETMHLHHDKHHNTYVTNLNAAIEKHPEVGNKSVEDLVADLANVPDDVYTAVRNNGGGHANHAFFWKILSPDGGGEPTGALKAAIDKEFGSFDAFKDEFKTAATGRFGSGWAWLVLDNGKLKITSTPNQDSPLTDGQTPVVGLDVWEHAYYLKYKNVRPDYIAAFWNIVNWEQANKNYEAAK
- a CDS encoding GtrA family protein, translating into MQLFRHLKNWLERKRLWEFVAYLFFGQLATVVNIIVHFLCMGVFHAHYMTATIISWFLANVFAFVTNKLWVFHAKSASRWAYWKQFLRFMFFRLFALGIDMSSMYLLREWVQLGNGLAKVLTQILVGVANYFFSKFLVFRKLP